In one Trichlorobacter lovleyi SZ genomic region, the following are encoded:
- the rpmE gene encoding 50S ribosomal protein L31, with amino-acid sequence MKEGIHPMYNEVTVKCACGNSFLTRSTRKEIFTEICSACHPFFTGKQKLVDTAGRVERFKKRYGQA; translated from the coding sequence ATGAAAGAAGGAATCCACCCGATGTATAATGAAGTGACGGTTAAGTGTGCCTGTGGCAACAGTTTTCTGACACGTTCCACCCGCAAGGAAATCTTTACCGAGATTTGCTCTGCCTGCCACCCGTTCTTCACCGGTAAGCAAAAACTGGTGGATACTGCCGGTCGTGTTGAGCGGTTCAAGAAGCGTTACGGCCAGGCTTAG
- the thyX gene encoding FAD-dependent thymidylate synthase: MNIELLHYTPEPERTVALAARLCYSPTGLNELKEKIGSGDIRQFIDKIMTLGHHSVLEHASFTFGVEGISRVTSHQLVRHRVASYSQQSQRYVSHVERFDAVLPPSIAANEEAKRIFDFTVGVVHQAYKQLVEMGLQPEDARYLLPNATETKIIITMNARELLHFFRLRCCERAQWEIRSMAVGMLKLAKQAAPTIFRDAGPGCVAGPCPEGEFCCGRTAQVRKQFRSLT, from the coding sequence ATGAATATCGAACTGCTGCATTATACCCCTGAACCTGAACGGACCGTTGCCCTGGCGGCCCGGCTCTGCTATTCCCCCACCGGGCTGAATGAACTGAAGGAAAAGATCGGTAGCGGGGATATTCGTCAGTTCATCGACAAGATCATGACGCTTGGCCATCACTCCGTTCTGGAGCATGCCTCCTTTACCTTCGGGGTGGAAGGGATCTCGCGGGTTACCTCCCACCAGCTGGTGCGCCACCGGGTGGCCTCCTATTCCCAGCAATCCCAACGCTATGTCTCCCATGTTGAGCGCTTTGATGCCGTACTGCCTCCTTCAATCGCTGCCAATGAAGAGGCGAAACGGATTTTTGATTTTACCGTCGGCGTGGTGCATCAGGCCTACAAACAGCTGGTGGAGATGGGGCTTCAACCGGAAGATGCCCGCTATCTGCTGCCCAATGCCACTGAAACCAAGATCATCATCACCATGAATGCCCGTGAACTGCTGCATTTCTTCAGATTGCGCTGTTGTGAGCGGGCCCAATGGGAGATCAGGAGCATGGCGGTGGGGATGCTGAAGCTGGCCAAGCAGGCCGCCCCCACCATCTTCCGTGATGCCGGCCCCGGCTGCGTTGCCGGTCCCTGTCCGGAAGGTGAATTCTGCTGTGGCCGTACGGCCCAGGTGCGTAAGCAGTTCAGGAGTCTTACCTAA
- a CDS encoding PLP-dependent cysteine synthase family protein, translating to MLGQPLLDAIGNTPLVQITAINPNPRVRILAKLEGNNPGGSIKDRPARQMILAAEASGELTTDKTILEPTSGNTGIALAMIAAARGYRIKLAMPACVSMERRSVLEAYGAEIVLSPGCEKTDGAIRLAHKIYGEEPGHYYMPNQYDNPNNPLAHELTTGPEILSQTGGDLTHFVAGMGTGGTLMGTAACLRKQAPGVQVIGVEPNLGHAIQGLKNMQEAIVPAIYHEEQLHRKIVIDDETAFETSRQLASHEGIFCGMSGGAAMAGAFKLAQELESGTIVVIIPDRGDRYLSTNLFKSMCANCPP from the coding sequence ATGCTCGGACAACCGCTTCTTGATGCCATCGGCAACACCCCCCTGGTTCAGATCACTGCAATCAATCCCAACCCCCGTGTTCGTATTCTTGCAAAACTTGAAGGAAACAACCCCGGAGGCTCGATCAAGGACCGCCCTGCCCGCCAGATGATCCTGGCAGCTGAGGCATCCGGCGAACTGACTACCGACAAAACCATTCTCGAACCCACCTCCGGCAACACCGGGATCGCCCTGGCCATGATTGCGGCGGCCCGCGGTTACCGGATCAAGCTGGCCATGCCCGCCTGTGTCAGCATGGAACGGCGTAGCGTGCTTGAGGCCTACGGCGCCGAGATCGTACTTTCACCCGGCTGCGAGAAGACCGACGGTGCCATCCGTCTGGCACACAAGATCTACGGCGAAGAGCCGGGGCACTACTACATGCCCAATCAGTACGACAACCCTAACAACCCGCTGGCCCATGAACTGACCACCGGGCCGGAAATCCTGTCTCAGACCGGTGGCGATCTGACCCATTTCGTGGCCGGCATGGGCACCGGCGGCACCCTGATGGGAACTGCGGCCTGCCTCCGCAAACAGGCCCCAGGCGTACAGGTGATCGGAGTGGAGCCTAACCTGGGACATGCCATTCAGGGCCTTAAGAACATGCAGGAGGCAATTGTCCCGGCCATCTATCACGAGGAGCAGCTTCACCGCAAGATCGTGATCGATGACGAGACCGCCTTTGAAACCTCCCGGCAACTGGCCTCCCACGAAGGAATCTTCTGCGGCATGTCCGGTGGAGCAGCCATGGCCGGCGCCTTCAAGCTGGCGCAAGAACTTGAAAGCGGCACGATTGTGGTGATTATTCCTGACCGTGGGGATCGCTACCTGAGCACGAACCTGTTCAAGTCCATGTGTGCCAACTGCCCCCCCTGA
- the rho gene encoding transcription termination factor Rho — protein MNLQDLKNKKISELNGIARDLSIEGASGLRKQDLIFAILNAQTEQNGSIYGEGVLEILQDGFGFLRAPDYNYLPGPDDIYVSPSQIRRFNLRTGDTVSGQIRPPKEGERYFALLKVETINFETPEAGRDKTLFDNLTPLYPEEKLKLETAPDNYGMRVMELVSPIGKGQRGLIVAPPRTGKTMLIQNIANSIAANHPEVYLIVLLIDERPEEVTDMQRSVNGEVVSSTFDEPATRHVQVAEMVIEKAKRLVEHKKDVVILLDSITRLARAYNTVLPPSGKILTGGVDANALQKPKRFFGAARNIEEGGSLTIIATALVDTGSKMDEVIFEEFKGTGNMEVHLDRRLVEKRTFPAIDINKSGTRKEELLIERTMLNRIWILRKILHPMNVVDAMEFLLDKLSETKTNQDFIDSMSK, from the coding sequence GTGAACCTCCAGGACTTGAAGAACAAAAAAATTAGCGAACTGAATGGTATTGCCCGTGATCTGAGTATTGAGGGTGCTTCAGGGCTTCGAAAGCAGGATTTGATCTTTGCCATCCTGAATGCCCAGACTGAACAGAACGGTTCAATCTATGGGGAGGGGGTTCTGGAGATACTGCAGGATGGTTTTGGCTTCCTGCGGGCCCCGGACTATAACTATCTGCCCGGCCCGGACGATATCTATGTCTCCCCCAGCCAGATCCGTCGTTTTAACCTGCGCACCGGTGATACGGTCTCCGGTCAGATCAGGCCGCCCAAAGAGGGTGAGCGTTATTTTGCCCTGCTGAAGGTTGAGACGATCAACTTTGAAACCCCTGAGGCCGGACGGGATAAGACCCTCTTTGACAACCTGACGCCGCTCTATCCGGAAGAAAAACTGAAGCTTGAAACCGCCCCGGATAATTACGGTATGCGGGTGATGGAGCTGGTCTCGCCGATCGGCAAGGGGCAGCGTGGTCTGATCGTGGCGCCACCCCGGACCGGCAAGACCATGCTGATTCAGAATATTGCCAACTCGATTGCCGCCAATCATCCTGAAGTCTACCTGATTGTACTGCTGATTGATGAGCGTCCTGAAGAAGTAACGGATATGCAGCGTTCGGTCAATGGTGAGGTGGTTTCGTCCACCTTTGATGAACCTGCCACCCGTCACGTCCAGGTGGCCGAGATGGTGATTGAAAAGGCCAAGCGTCTGGTGGAACACAAGAAGGATGTGGTGATTCTGCTGGACTCGATTACCCGTCTGGCCCGCGCCTACAACACTGTGCTGCCTCCCTCCGGCAAGATCCTGACCGGCGGTGTGGATGCCAATGCCCTGCAGAAGCCGAAGCGTTTCTTCGGTGCGGCCCGCAATATTGAGGAAGGCGGTTCACTGACCATCATCGCCACTGCCCTGGTGGATACCGGCAGCAAGATGGATGAGGTGATCTTCGAGGAATTCAAGGGTACCGGCAACATGGAGGTCCATCTGGATCGCCGTCTGGTGGAGAAGCGTACCTTCCCGGCCATTGATATCAATAAGTCCGGTACCCGCAAGGAAGAGCTGCTGATAGAGCGGACCATGTTGAACCGGATCTGGATCCTGCGCAAGATTCTGCACCCGATGAACGTGGTCGATGCCATGGAGTTTCTGCTGGACAAACTTTCTGAGACCAAGACCAATCAGGATTTTATCGATTCAATGAGCAAATAG